GTCCATAAAAGCACTCTCAGGTACAATATTCATGAGTTTCCAtagctaatttatttttaactttgtcTTCAGTTGattaaaataaatctctttatTACAGAGAAGTGGTCCAAGAAATTAAAAGAAGGGGATCTAATGATTGACAAAATTCAGGAATACAGAAATGGTATGATCTCAGCTCGTATTTATTACTTCTAAGATGAACTAATGTGTTCTGTCAGAACAAAACACTTCATCTTAAAATGGTTCAGTTCAAAGTGAACTGCAAAGCCCAAATGAAGATATTAGACCAGGATTTCTGGTCAAAATGCTTTTATTAACAGAATAGGTGATCTTCAAATCCAGAAATCCCAAAATCTAATTAAACCATCTGTCTTGTATAGCACTGAGTAAGTTGTTGCCacttaataaaaaatgaataaaggagAGCCTTGCAAAGCTCAAGAAAACATACCAATTGTGGTACCAAGTCAGTTTACTGtgataagaaaacaaaaaattacttAAAGTTTACTTGTGCAGCAGAGTACAGTTTTGCACGGCTAATAATTTATTTCTGGACTAACTGCCTCCCACATCCTGATTAATGGGCAAAATCATCTTGTAAATCTAGGATTAACTCACTCATTTTAGCTTTGCAAGTCACTGTTAAAAGTTagggataaaaaaaatcacaatgtaACTAGCTATAGGTAGTCTACTGTTACAGATAGATCTCTTGACACAAAATGTGTAATGATGGGATCATTGCACCCTTCTAAAGTGACAGGAATGCAAAAGCTTTGCAGTTCTGTCACCGAAAACAAGCCAAGTTGCACTTTTGAATAGCCAAGAGATGCCATAGGGCCTTCATTTAGAAGTTATTCTGTGCTTTCCTTCTAAGCACGTAAACAGTTCAGaataatttttgtttgtactTGATGCTTGCAGTAGAAGGGCTGCCTCATACAAACAAGAATGCTCACTTCTCTGTCTCCGTGAAATAACTTACACACGTGTTTTTGTAGCACCTAAgcataactttactcacatgagtaatcttCGATTTTGAGGGAACCATTTGTGCATAAAGCTATGTACATGTACAAAAGTGTGTGCAGAATCAGGGACTTAGTTAACTAAGGCTAACTGTAAATATTCAAGTTTCTCTTCCTCATAGAGATCCTCCAGCAGAACATATGCATTGAAGAAAAGCAAGAGAACTTAACTGAAATTAATTCCAAAATAAAGCACGAAGAAGAACAAAATAGAGACTTTATTGATCGCATCAAAGAGCTTAAGGAAGAGTTGACCAGAAAAAAGGAAAGTAAGTTGTAAAATTGAATGAACATGAAAACACTCCAAGACTTTTAGAATATGAAGTCTTCTAAAGAGTATACTGGTGGCTTTCCAGTAGGTGTTTccagcactgtagctgtgcaAATCTTTGTAATTAGCATGTCGATACTGTAGTGCGTGTACAATATAGACAATAGTGGCTTAGGATGTAGAGATAAGGTGGTGCTTAGTTTGAACAATTGTATATAAATGATCACTTATCAGTGGAGCACtgaataaaaaaaactaaaatcctGTAACTTGTCATTCTAAAAAGCTGTATTTTCATAACTGACAACTACATGAACAATACTTTGAATGACAAAATATACTTTAAAGCAGATATTTGATTCTTAAAATAGCATTCATAATAACTAAATAGCCCCACACTAGAGTGTGTAATTAATTAGTGCTACTCAGATTTACATGAATAGAAATGGGATAGTTGTCATGACCAGAgagattcaaaaaagaaaagacactTGCTTTTAACAGACTTATTCTGCAGGATTTTCCAGTGTtctaaaatttgtttaaaaatgctttacTCTTGCTTTGACATTTCTTAGTTATATCTGCTAAAAACAAGGCCACCAAAGAGAGGCTGGAAAGATTGAATAAGTCTAAAGAACTGTTTGAAGAGCGGCTTGGGCTAGAAATACGCAGAATTTTTGGTAAGTTTCCAAGTACACACGTGTTCGATTACTTACCCTAGTCcaggcgtaggcaacctatggcatgcgtgccaaaggtggcactcgagctgattttcagtgacactcacattgccagggtcctggccaccagtccgggggactctacattttaatttaattttaaatgaagcttcttaaacattttaaaaaccttatttactttacatagaacaatagtttagttatatattatagacttatagaaagagaccttctaaaaatgttaaaatgtattacctggcactcgaaaccttaaattagagtgaataaatgaagactcggcacgccacttctgaaaggttgctaacccctgccTTAGTCATACCCCTGACAAGTTGGCAAAACACAATCACCCTCTCACACTAGACAAATGGggtagatttttttcttaaattgtacTTGCACATAGGAAAAAACTTACTGTACTATTTACATGGTTATGAATGTGACTTATCTTCACTGGCACTTGTAGTCAATCTGAACAGGGTGTTGCTGATTTGTTTGCTGCAAAGCAATAGAAATCCTTTCTTCTGGCTGTTCTGTATGGCTACAAAGCAATAAAAATGTCTGCTACTGCCGTAGGAACACTTCTGACTGGATAGAGGTGAAATAAGACAAATAGTTATAAATGTTTCAGATAAACTAATCTCAATTTATAATGATAAAATCTTTTAAAGTTTGGtccaaaatacatattttggactatataaatgtaataaaagatccaatattaattttattttgggcACTTATTGGACCTATACTCAACTGTCAGGTAGTTTAAATGGATACTCAGATAGTTTAAGCCCAAAAGTTGAGTTTCCCTTTTTACAAAGAGAGACGTCTAGGTTTATTACACTTGTCAGCTCAGGAATATCTTTTACTAACTGAAATTTAACTGGATGTGGATGCCATTTAGTATCCTATGTGAAGTTAGTGGTTTTGTTGAACTCTATTTCTGCTTTTGCTTTAGATGAACAGTTGCAGTTTATATTTCGATGTATTGACCACAAAGATCCTGACAAGCCATTCACGTTTACTCTCTCTATAAACGAACAGGGAGACTATGAAGGTATATGTAGAgattaaatgtgtattttatttaaagtggtTTTTGAACCAATCTCATGTGGGAGgtgcacatgcacatacacagagGGGTCGCAAGTTCCGTAGCGAACAGTTCAGTCTTTAGACTGCTACCGATGAAGGTGTGTCCCAAGAAGCACTGTAATTGCAACCATCCTTTGGCAGTCTCCTCCCAGCCACTGTGGTGCCTTTCTGAAACAGACCGCACTTTGAGCTCTTTATCAGCCCTTGCCCCCGCCGGTTCCTACTGTAAGTAATAGTTCAAGGTGCCCAAAACCCGTCCGACAGTGCCCATAAAACCTTCTCCAAAATCTAGACCGGCCAGTTTTCTAAGCATTAGAACTGTTTTATTAGAAGATAGAGGACAGAACTTGGCCTTCTAACTTCTATGCAAACTCCCTGGCATCAATGAATTTGGCCTAGGGTACCCATCCAAAAACATCACATCACTTTAAATAAATAGGATTTCAGAAGAAAAAGTAGGATGTGCTCATGTTATTAAATTGCCATGCTGATGCACAAGAGGGCTCAATTAAGATTGcacaaacaaccttaattctggcattttctaacttttgaatcCTTGGATTTGTAACTCTAACATTcttctaattataaaataaatacacaacTGTTTCCCTCTCCCACCTTTGTGTGTATAAAGTTTTGGCCCTTGAGATATTAAGCAAAAATTGGCTGGGGAAAAGCTGAGAAAAGAGAAGTGAATAAAGCATGAAAGAGTGTGAGTGACCATCtcagttttttcctcctttgaatTTTTTTGGGATGCCAaccctagggtatggctacacttgaaatttcaaagcgctgccgcggcagcactttgaagtgtgagtgtggtcggagcgccagtgctgggagacagctctcccagtgctgcacgtaaaccacatcctctacgggtgtagcttgcagcgctgattacactgaggctttacaacGCTGTATCTAGCAGCGCTCAGGGGGGGGTGTGTTCaccccctgagcgcaaaagttgcagtgttgtaaagtgccagtgtagccaagcccttagaggcAGCTGTACTTCGGGAGCCCATTAAGCCCAATCTGTACTTCGGGAGCCCATTAAACAGCAACACAACTTTTTTTCCTACTGCTAACAAATCAAAATTTGTGCATTAAATGGGAGAGACATTAAATATAGGGAACTCGCTCATCCCCCTCTGAACGTTTTCATGTACTGCTCAAATTCAGACAGCATTAACGATCCTTTCCTTCCACCATAACCCAGATGCACTAAGGAAATACAGCTTTTAGAAGCTGCTTTTCAACTCACTGCTCTCTTACTACTGGCATTTCTTAAACCTAATTTTCACAATAGAAACCCTATTATTCCTCTGAAATTAATGAAGCAGATAGCAATGATGAGGGACCTCTATTTTTACTATTTCAGGTAGAAACTATACTCTAATCCTCAGCGTCTCTTaatctttctctcttcccatttTCTCCTTGGCTGAAAATCAGTCCATGGATTTTTAGGCTTAAAATAGACAAATGGAGCACATGCAAAGCTACAGAAAATGGTTAGATTACTAAGACACTAAAAGGAGTGAAAGGGTAAGAGACCCTTAATATAATGAACTAAAATGCATCTCTGAGCTGGCATATAGTTGTTTACCCAACCCATTAAATGAAAAAATCAAGTCAAACATTGTGAAATAATTGACTCAGTCTTGTTTTCGGGGAAAGAATACTTGAGACTAGGAAGTATCACAGCATGCTTCACTTATCTtggaaataaaaattgttttctaaTTGTTTCCTTCTAGTGACAAGCAGCTCTCCTCCTCTGGATTGTATAGCAGAACTCCAGCTAAAAGTGAGAGAAACCAACAATTTTGCTGCATTTATTGCCAACATCAGAAAAGCTTTTACAGCTTTGTCTTATAAGTAATCTGCAACTATATGTAAAATTGGCTTCATAcctctcttcctgtccctgcatGCATTCCGTGCTTTTCCTTTTTGTATTAACACAACAGTGGAGTGAAAAGTAATATTTGTCTGTTTTAATATTCcattttctaaataaagaaaaatggtgAAATGTTTTAGTCCATCTTTATCAGCCAGATGTATTTTTGGTAAGTCATTGTAAACAATATATAATTGAAGCAAATATTTCTTCAGTCCACTGTCTCTGCACAGGTAACTGTGGACTAGCAGTAAATCCAGTCACTAAACTTGTAACTCAAAAGAAAGCCAGCACATCATCTTCAAGGAAATAAGGCTAAAGCAATCCAATAGCCTATGCTAAATTTACCTTCAAAGGATTTGAGTCCTGCATTTAAAAACTTCCAAAAGAATCAGGCTACCACATTAATAGAGAGATGGTGTTTCTACTCACTCAGAAACTTAGCCCAAGAGTAAAGTAGCAGTCactagttttgttttttagtaaaGGCTTACAATAATAGAAACATTCATCACACTCCAGTTCTACATCAGTGGAGAGAAAGGTGTCAGTACACTTGGTTCAACAAAAGAGTCAAGGCAAATTCAAGCAACAATGGGTAGATTTAATGTGTGATCGGAATCACTTTGGCAAGGAACAGACCTTGACTGTTTAACAAACTGAACAATTTAAAGAAATATGATCTTTAGGCACCTCAgtgatcttaattttttttttttgaggatgTTTCATCTATGGAAGTAGGGAACTCTTCCACATACGTAGTGGGAAAGTGACCTTTTCTCTCCTTTAGGGTCCCATACCACCATCCATTATCATTCTTCTGGTGAAAGTCACCTGTTGAgagaatgtatttttattaattcaGTGGATTTATACATGTGTATTGTGTCATTTCTGCATGGACCCTTGTTTAaaacttctctcttccccttcctttgtAGCACAGTCTAATTAAGTTTAAATGTCTCTTTTGGCTAGTTTAAGATGGAGTTAAAATTAGATGACAAACCACACTTACTACAGCATTATATCACAGGACCCTATTCTCCACTGCACTCAGTCTCATTCCTCAAGCTAGcacagggtcggcaacctttcagaagtggtgtgccaagtcttaatttattcactctaatataaggtttcgcgtactggtaatacattttaacatttttagaaggtctctttctattaagtctataatatatattgttgtaaataaggtttttaagatgtttaagaagtttcatttaaaattaattaaaaatgcagagccccctggaccggtggccaggacccgggcagtgtgagtgtcactgaaaatcagcttgcttgccacctttggcacacatgccataggttgcctacccctgagctagcaTTTCAGCTGAAATAGGATTTGGAAAAAACGGGAGGATGTTAATTACCTTTTTGCAAACTTAGCTCATCATCTCTTTTAGCTTGGTAGTCATACAAAGCCTTGCAGATACCATTTACAGGATTGCTGTCCCCTGGTTGTGTAAAAGTCATTGGAATACAATCACTAACAGCACAAGCAAAGCAGGATGAAATAAACATGTCTTgtgtaataataaatagtgtttCTTAAAGTTCATTTTTATAGCCTTATggctaaaggtatttaggtgcttacacatgcagataggcacctactgggattttccTATTGATTTTGATTTGTTATAGGTGTCTAGGCTTGTCTGCAGGCAAGTGATTACAGTAAATATGAATGAAGTGACCTCATATTACAAGGTATCTTGATGAAAATATCAAAGGCAGTTTTTTTTCTAAGAGAGAAAATCACCCTCTCAATTGGTTTTACATTTTTCGTCTTActctgagacattttaaaaaaagtgtctttcctcttcctttctctcctatTTCATCTGTGAAACACTTGTATTAATTCTGGATACTCATTATTCAGATCTCTAATTCTTGGACTCTGGTACTCTTACACTAAATGGCCACCAGTTGTTCTGTCAAGAATTTATAACTAAGCATTGAGTCAAACCTAGACATCCAGGTTCTCAAAATGAAATGCTGCAGTTGTTAAAAAtgctatgtttaaaataaaaatgtacctGCTCCAGGAGCACAGCAGTTTCATTCTGGTTCtttacatctgaaaatcaggaggTCTCTGTGTATGTTTTAAGCATCTGCTCCAGACCTGAAAAGTATGAAAGAAACTGACAGGTGTGAAGGACTTcttgggtcatctagtccacgtTGGCTAATATTTTACCCGTTACTGTCATATTCACCCTAAAATTTCTCATTCCTTAATCTCATCCTACTATTCCCATTTATACGCCACTGTGTTCCACTCTcaatattttctccctccttcatATGTAAACTTTTCTGTTACTCATAGACTTTTCTACCAACCCCAATAATCCTGTAGCTACGCTGTACACTCTAACTTTTGATCTTTTCTTTCAAGTCAGTCTAGCCACTTGCTATTTTTAATGTCCTTTTCTAAATGGTCTCAGATGTAATTATATGCTGTTGTTTCCAGGaccagcctgggctcagcttGGTAAGTTTGGTCAGGAAGTCCAGGCAGCATTCAGTGTGTAGAATGGTCCCAATAGAAAGGGGAGATGGCTGGAATAGTGGTGTGCTCCAGTGATCCCTGACTGCCCAAAAGGGCATTTGGGGCCATGGCAGCTGGCTGCAATTTTAGAGCAGACCTGTGGTTACTTTAATTTGTGCTGGAACCAATTCAACCCCCAGATAGCCCCAAGATTGGGGGGTGCAATAGTGGCATGAAACTTttaaagggctttttttttttttttgtacctaATATAAAGATCAACTAGTGGGTCCAAAGTTAAGATTGCAGTGACATAATCTCTTGTCCTGTGTTTTTGTTCACTTTCACTTGCACAGTATTTATGTTTTGGAATAAAAAATGACACTCTCTGTGTAACACCCAAAGTGTACCTGGAGGATTCTCATTTACCATCTGCAATTCCCCACTCTGCATGAGGCACTGTGACGGGCCTATAATTTAATACAATCCATTAAGACATTCAGTGCAACAGCAACAGACAAGAACCTTCTTTTTCCTGTGCTGCCTTGTTTAGATCCTTCTGCAGTCGCAGCACTTTTGCTTTGATTGAAGCTTTTCATCTTGCTTTATCCATTCCATTTGTAAACTCTTCCTCCTTTACAGGAAACATTTAGATGTGCAGCTCAGATGACACCACACTGTAGAAATAAGACCTCTATTAAAACCTTCACTGGAGATGCTGGGATTGAATTTTATGAAGAGAAACAAGAGCAAGTTCAGAACAAAGAAGGAGGTCTCACTGATACTTGATGTTAGGAGACTGCCACCCACAGAAGCTTTAGTTTGCTGAGGGGGTTGGCCCAGTAGATTAggtacaagaaagatgccagggTTAACTGAAATGCCTTGTTTACAAACTTGCAGGTTTATGATATAAGATAACTAATCTGAACTGGCCAACTGTTGATGACAATGAATTTGCCTTGGTACTGTGCTTGCAAGAGTCTCTGTAGTGATCAATCAGTTCTGGATGCCTGATTTTATTTCCTGACAATCACTTACCAGAATTTCCCCTGAAATATCTTGTGTGTGAAAACCAAGTTTTATAGCAAGAAAGCATAGCAGAATATTTTCAAGAATATCCAAAGAGGACTAACTAAGGCCTCTCTCCTTCAAGTGGGTGGGGTCAGCACAGGTTCAGAAGCCCACCTGGGAGGACTAAAATttggttacttactgtaacagttgttctttgagatgtgatgcagacatgtattccatgTAGGAGTGCACGTGCCCAGTTCGCTGGAGCAGGAaaactttgcctagcagtacctggAGGAGTGGTGTCCTCATCTCGTGGCCTTAGCTCCTCCCCTAGCCATATCAGGGTGGCACTGCCCCGACTCCGATCAGTTCCTTCACACCAAATGTCAGAAGTAGAGACTCTGATGCAGAGGGGGCAGAGCATGTGTTGTGGAATAtatgtctgcatcacatctcgaagaacaacagttacagcacagaactgtattttcttctttgagtagatgcagccATGTATTCATGTAGGTGACTCGCAAGCAGTACCTGCAGGAGAAGTCTGTTTAAACAAGGACTGCAGGGCTGCTTTTCCAAAGTGTGCACCTGAGCGGGATGCAGTAGCAATGCCATAGTTGTTTGTAAACTTCTGTACAGAGGTGCAAGTGGGAATGTCACTTAGAAATGCAATTGATGTCTCCTGGACACTGGTAGACTGAGCTACTTCATATGCTGTCATGATGTCGTAAAGTTATCCATCTGGAGATCATATGGTAAGAGACTGCTTGATCCTTCATTCAGTCTGCATATGACACATACAGAGATGAAAGGGTTTAGTCCTATCCAGGTAGGACGCTAGACACTGCCTGACATCCAACATGTGAAGAGGCTGCTCCTCCAGGATTGAATGTGGCTTAGAAAAAAAACATACCAGGAGATATAAGACTTGGTTCAAGTGAAATTGAGAAACCACTTTAGGCAAAAACTTATGGGATGGCTGCAGTGACACTTTGTCTTTGGAAAACTGTGTGTCAGGAGGCTCTGGCATCATGGCCTGCAATTCACATGCTCTCCTTGCAGATGTTGTTGCCACGAGGAAGGCAGTTTTCTGgcacagaagggagagaggaagtTACCAGGGGTGTGAATGGAAGATCAGTAAGAGCCACTAGGACAAGGTCCCACGTTCTTTCACTGGTGGGTGGAGACAAGAATGTTGCTACCATGGCATTCAAGAACACCAGCTTCCCCTGGTTGAGTGGATAAAATGCCAAAATTGCACTCTCAATGAACTTAGTGTGAAACCAGAAGACTGAAGGTAACAGATTCTCCAAGATGTCCTGGATACAAGCAGGCCTAGGCTGAACTCCCTGGGCCAATGACCATACCGAGAACCACTTCCACTTGCCCAAATAGGTCACGCTAGTGGAGAGTTTCCGGCTACTGAGCAGGACTTGTTGAACTGCCTCCAAATATTGTTCCTCTTCATTTAATCATGCAGCATCCACACTGAGATGCAGGGAGCTTAGTGTCGGATGCAAAACTTGACTGTTATGCAGAGTCAGGAGGTCAGGATGAAGAGGTAGGGATGTGGGAGGTCAGACTGATAACACAAGGAGGTCAGAGAACCAGCATTGCCTCAGCCAGCCTGGGGTAATGAGAATGAGTTTGGCCTGGTCCAATTTCAGCTTGAGAATGACCTGAGGGATGATTGGAAAAGAAGGAAACCCAAATGGAAGTGCCAATTCCCAACTTAAGTGAAAAGCTTCAGTCAGGGAGCCTTGGATTGAGGCTCCCCATGGGAGCAAACCAGCCAGCATTTCTTCTTGTCTCTGGTGGCAAATATGTCAATCATTGGGATgcctcattgttaaaaaatggACTGTATGATGCTTGGCATCAGACCTGCACTGTCCACTGTCATAAGGAGTCCAAGATCAGCAGGGGAAGTCGGACCAGACTGTCCAAGGGATGGCGATTCAGACAATAGACTGAGTTCAGCCACATATGAAGAGGATACAGGCACAGCTTGGCAAATTGGACTACTTGTGTGCTGGCAGATTTATGATCTAACAACTTCAAGCATACTCGGGCTGTGGTAGAGGGCTGAGACTGCAGCTCCAGACAAAGGTGATGAATCAGTCAGTCGGCAGAAATGCTGTCTGTCAGGGCCTCTATGCACTTGACCCTTTGAGTTGGGACCAATGTCGACTTCCTGCTGTTCAGGATGAGACCCAGATGATTGAGTAAGCGTAGCATGAGAGACAACATGAGCATGAACATGAGAGAGGACTTCTCTGGACTTGCCTGTCAGTAACACGTCATCCAGATATGAGAAGATATGAAATCCCTTCTTTCTGAGGTACATTGCTGCCACAATCATGCATTTGGTAAAAAACTTGAGGCGCCGAAGACAGACCAAAGGAGAGCATGGTGTACTGATAGTGCCGGTCCACCACAACAAACTGAAGACACCTCCTGTGGCTCGGGAGAATTGCTACATGAAAATAAGTGTCCTGAAGCTCCAGAACAGCAAACCAGCCATTGGGATTTAACGCAGGGAGGATAGTTGCTAGAGCAACCATCCGGAATCTTGTGTATCTGATGTATTTGTTGAGGTTGCAAAGGTTGAGAATAAGTTTCACCCCTCCCTTGGGATTGGAAACCAGAAAATACCAGGAGCAGAATCCCTGACTCCGATGCAGCAGCAGAACTTCCTCTACAGCTCCCAAAGCTAGTAGCGATGTCTCGTGAgatgagtcc
The window above is part of the Chelonoidis abingdonii isolate Lonesome George chromosome 10, CheloAbing_2.0, whole genome shotgun sequence genome. Proteins encoded here:
- the SPC25 gene encoding kinetochore protein Spc25 isoform X2 — its product is MDQSLRSLLLGAGGANQRAAVTAAAGRLRFKRWCTMSQIKTEDELILFEKEIKEFWTKFKSICGSEYANQTLGLRESCKESIKALSEKWSKKLKEGDLMIDKIQEYRNEILQQNICIEEKQENLTEINSKIKHEEEQNRDFIDRIKELKEELTRKKENEQLQFIFRCIDHKDPDKPFTFTLSINEQGDYEVTSSSPPLDCIAELQLKVRETNNFAAFIANIRKAFTALSYK
- the SPC25 gene encoding kinetochore protein Spc25 isoform X1 encodes the protein MDQSLRSLLLGAGGANQRAAVTAAAGRLRFKRWCTMSQIKTEDELILFEKEIKEFWTKFKSICGSEYANQTLGLRESCKESIKALSEKWSKKLKEGDLMIDKIQEYRNEILQQNICIEEKQENLTEINSKIKHEEEQNRDFIDRIKELKEELTRKKEIISAKNKATKERLERLNKSKELFEERLGLEIRRIFDEQLQFIFRCIDHKDPDKPFTFTLSINEQGDYEVTSSSPPLDCIAELQLKVRETNNFAAFIANIRKAFTALSYK